A genomic window from Streptomyces sp. 846.5 includes:
- a CDS encoding RNA methyltransferase produces MELQQIGLQHPAASLVRDIQNNRTGIPRRTFVAEGLFESNIVLETGVSVETFLWCPEAAYSDEANKRAGQLVERARRAYRISEKTLARLAERPNPDGLLSIAQLPDWDPATFGFGDDALVLVTDALEIPGNLGTLLRTMDACQADCLVMTNRRTRMTHPKVLRSSQGMSIKVPSLDFDEAGDAIAWLKRNRFKVYIADTDDSVNYRKLDYRGRTALVVGSERYGVSQPWYEAGFQRVGIPMLGSADSLNVSVSASVLLYEARAHKNGW; encoded by the coding sequence ATGGAACTTCAGCAGATCGGCCTACAGCACCCTGCGGCGAGCCTCGTCCGGGACATCCAGAACAACCGCACGGGCATCCCGCGCCGCACCTTCGTCGCCGAAGGGCTGTTCGAGAGCAACATCGTTCTGGAGACCGGCGTCTCGGTGGAGACCTTCCTGTGGTGCCCCGAGGCCGCCTACTCGGACGAGGCGAACAAGCGGGCGGGACAGCTCGTGGAACGCGCCCGGCGGGCCTACCGGATCTCCGAGAAGACCTTGGCGCGACTGGCCGAGCGACCCAATCCGGACGGGCTGCTCTCGATCGCCCAGCTGCCCGACTGGGACCCGGCGACCTTTGGATTCGGCGATGACGCGCTGGTGCTGGTGACGGACGCGCTGGAGATCCCCGGGAACCTCGGCACGCTGCTGCGCACCATGGACGCCTGCCAGGCGGACTGCCTGGTGATGACGAACCGTCGGACCCGGATGACGCATCCCAAGGTTCTGCGCAGCAGCCAGGGAATGAGCATCAAGGTCCCGTCCCTCGACTTCGACGAGGCCGGCGACGCCATCGCCTGGCTCAAGCGGAATCGGTTCAAGGTCTACATCGCGGACACCGACGACAGCGTCAACTACCGGAAGCTGGACTACCGGGGGCGGACCGCGCTGGTGGTCGGCAGTGAGCGTTACGGCGTTTCCCAGCCGTGGTACGAGGCCGGGTTCCAGCGGGTGGGAATCCCGATGCTGGGGTCCGCGGACTCGCTGAACGTGTCGGTATCGGCGTCCGTCCTGCTGTACGAGGCGCGGGCGCACAAGAACGGCTGGTAG
- a CDS encoding RNA methyltransferase has product MTVTISSAANPLVKRARLLADRKHRRREGAFVVEGLQPVWRAVEAGWEIESLIVAPDLLTGASAQRMVEEQERSGVSVARLSADLFKRLVDRDGPGGLAAIVRSRADDLSTLTVHPGAVFVALHRISNPGNLGTIIRTVDAVGGAGVILIGDTVDAFSPVAVKASMGSLFAVDVVHTPGAEEFFSWASEQGVTVLATSGTADQDHWDATYKPPLAFLFGSEREGLPEEMLASADSRLRIPMVGTAESLNVGVAASVMLYEARRHTVRGGR; this is encoded by the coding sequence ATGACAGTCACCATCAGCAGCGCCGCCAACCCGCTCGTGAAGCGGGCCAGGCTGCTCGCTGACCGGAAACACCGTCGCCGCGAGGGTGCGTTCGTCGTCGAGGGCCTTCAGCCGGTGTGGCGCGCCGTCGAGGCGGGCTGGGAGATCGAGTCGCTCATCGTCGCACCCGACCTGCTGACCGGCGCGTCGGCTCAGCGCATGGTCGAGGAGCAGGAACGGTCGGGCGTGTCCGTGGCCCGGCTCAGCGCGGACCTGTTCAAGCGTCTCGTCGACCGTGACGGCCCCGGTGGCCTCGCGGCCATCGTGCGGAGCCGCGCCGACGACCTGTCCACTCTGACGGTCCACCCCGGCGCGGTCTTCGTCGCACTGCACCGGATCAGCAATCCGGGCAATCTCGGCACGATCATCCGCACCGTGGACGCGGTGGGCGGAGCGGGCGTCATCCTGATCGGGGACACGGTGGACGCCTTCTCCCCGGTCGCGGTCAAGGCCAGCATGGGTTCGCTGTTCGCCGTCGACGTGGTGCACACGCCCGGAGCCGAGGAGTTCTTCTCCTGGGCCTCCGAGCAGGGCGTCACCGTCCTCGCCACCTCGGGCACCGCGGACCAGGACCACTGGGACGCGACCTACAAGCCCCCGTTGGCCTTCCTGTTCGGCAGCGAGCGGGAGGGACTGCCGGAGGAGATGCTGGCGAGCGCGGACAGCCGGCTGCGGATCCCCATGGTGGGCACCGCGGAGTCACTGAACGTCGGCGTGGCCGCCTCGGTCATGCTCTACGAAGCGCGGCGGCACACCGTCCGCGGCGGGCGCTGA
- a CDS encoding ATP-binding cassette domain-containing protein — MTSPSGGTARTAATVPHPGARPAAARPLAIEAVGLVKTYQVKGRSEPVRALDGLSISVEPGIVFGLLGPNGAGKSTTVKILTTLAAADGGSATVAGRDIAADPALVRRAIGVVAQRSGADPVATGRENLLLQGRLYGMRGAELSRRADELLDRFDLTDAAKRQVKTYSGGMQRRLDVALGLVHRPEVLFLDEPTTGLDPEARTAMWEEIGRLAGDDGLTILLTTHYLEEADRLAARLAIVDRGRIVTEGTPDDLKGELHGDAVHAELAAASADDALNIYQALGRVPGIREITVDGRRVSARADDGAAAVPAVLAALDQAGSPVAAVTVARPSLDDVYLRYAGRSFADAEGVSR, encoded by the coding sequence ATGACCAGCCCCAGCGGCGGCACGGCGCGGACGGCGGCAACCGTCCCGCACCCCGGCGCCCGTCCGGCAGCGGCCCGCCCGCTCGCCATCGAGGCCGTCGGCCTCGTCAAGACCTACCAGGTGAAGGGCCGGTCCGAGCCGGTCCGGGCCCTGGACGGCCTCAGCATCAGCGTCGAGCCCGGCATCGTCTTCGGCCTGCTCGGGCCCAACGGCGCCGGCAAGTCCACCACCGTCAAGATCCTCACCACCCTCGCCGCCGCCGACGGCGGCAGCGCCACCGTGGCCGGCCGGGACATCGCCGCCGACCCCGCGCTGGTGCGCCGGGCCATCGGCGTCGTCGCCCAGCGCTCCGGGGCCGACCCGGTGGCGACCGGCCGGGAGAACCTGCTGCTGCAGGGCCGCCTCTACGGCATGCGCGGCGCCGAGCTGAGCCGCCGCGCCGACGAACTGCTCGACCGCTTCGACCTGACCGATGCCGCAAAGCGCCAGGTCAAGACGTACTCCGGCGGGATGCAGCGGCGGCTGGACGTGGCGCTCGGCCTGGTCCACCGCCCCGAGGTGCTCTTCCTGGACGAGCCCACCACCGGGCTGGACCCCGAGGCGCGCACCGCCATGTGGGAGGAGATCGGCCGCCTCGCCGGGGACGACGGGCTGACCATCCTGCTGACCACGCACTACCTGGAGGAGGCCGACCGGCTGGCCGCCCGGCTGGCCATCGTGGACCGGGGCCGGATCGTCACCGAGGGCACGCCCGACGACCTCAAGGGCGAGCTCCACGGCGACGCCGTCCACGCCGAGCTCGCTGCGGCCTCGGCCGACGACGCGCTCAACATCTACCAGGCGCTGGGCCGGGTGCCCGGCATCCGCGAGATCACCGTGGACGGACGGCGCGTCAGCGCCCGCGCCGACGACGGCGCCGCGGCCGTCCCCGCCGTGCTGGCCGCGCTCGACCAGGCAGGCAGCCCGGTGGCCGCCGTCACCGTCGCCCGCCCGTCCCTGGACGACGTCTACCTCCGCTATGCCGGACGCAGCTTCGCCGACGCCGAAGGAGTCTCGCGATGA
- a CDS encoding PadR family transcriptional regulator: MAKRKMTNPLALAVLATIREQPRHPYEIAQVLRSRGKEHSIKINYGSLYTVVQSLERHGFIEASGTERDGRRPERTLYSVTEAGSAELLDWLAELVAEPVKEFPRFESALSLIGVFPPDEAMELLERRVAEQDARIADRRQELAAVLASGVPRIFLVETEYSLAMQVAENDWTRQLLKQMADGSLEGMDGWRQYHATGEAPREWQELEARNQQD; the protein is encoded by the coding sequence CCTTGCGACCATCCGCGAGCAGCCGCGCCACCCGTACGAGATCGCCCAGGTGCTGCGCTCCCGTGGCAAGGAGCACAGCATCAAGATCAACTATGGCTCGCTCTACACCGTGGTGCAGAGCCTGGAACGGCACGGTTTCATCGAGGCGTCCGGCACCGAGCGCGACGGCCGCAGGCCCGAGCGCACGCTGTACAGCGTCACCGAGGCCGGCAGCGCCGAGCTGCTGGACTGGCTCGCCGAGCTGGTCGCCGAACCGGTCAAGGAGTTCCCGCGCTTCGAGTCTGCGCTGTCGCTCATCGGCGTCTTCCCGCCCGACGAGGCGATGGAGCTGCTGGAGCGGCGGGTGGCCGAGCAGGACGCCCGGATCGCGGACCGGCGCCAGGAGTTGGCGGCGGTGCTGGCCTCGGGCGTGCCCAGGATCTTCCTGGTGGAGACCGAGTACAGCCTGGCCATGCAGGTCGCCGAGAACGACTGGACCCGGCAGCTGCTCAAGCAGATGGCCGACGGCTCACTGGAGGGCATGGACGGCTGGCGGCAGTACCACGCCACCGGCGAGGCCCCCCGGGAGTGGCAGGAGCTGGAGGCAAGGAACCAGCAGGACTGA
- a CDS encoding ABC transporter permease, which produces MSTTTRTAVAGPRLAEGLAQTWFMTQRQFMAFVRQPAYLIITLIQPVIWLFLFGALFRKVVELPGFGTGSYLDYLVPGVIVMSAVSANMWAGMGTLEEIDRGTLNRFLITPVRRSALMNANVVAQSLTTAIQSLIIILLGWAGGAHYPGGVLGLLILVLVSSALGTVFGAFSNALGMLVRQRESIIGINTFLLLPLTFLSSAFMPPALMPHWMQVVARFNPVNWALECSRAAMSAHPDRWSVLSHGGWTLLLAAFAVWLSLRTFRSYQKSV; this is translated from the coding sequence ATGAGCACCACCACGCGCACCGCGGTTGCCGGACCCAGGCTCGCCGAGGGCCTCGCCCAGACCTGGTTCATGACGCAGCGCCAGTTCATGGCCTTCGTCCGCCAGCCCGCCTACCTGATCATCACCCTGATCCAGCCGGTGATCTGGCTGTTCCTGTTCGGCGCGCTGTTCCGCAAGGTGGTCGAACTGCCGGGCTTCGGCACCGGCAGCTACCTCGACTACCTGGTCCCCGGGGTGATCGTGATGAGTGCGGTCTCCGCCAACATGTGGGCGGGGATGGGCACCCTGGAGGAGATCGACCGGGGCACGCTCAACCGCTTCCTGATCACCCCGGTCCGCCGCAGCGCGCTGATGAACGCCAATGTGGTGGCGCAGTCGCTCACCACGGCGATCCAGTCGCTGATCATCATCCTGCTCGGCTGGGCCGGCGGCGCCCACTACCCCGGCGGGGTGCTGGGCCTGCTGATCCTGGTCCTGGTCTCCTCGGCGCTCGGCACCGTCTTCGGGGCCTTCTCCAACGCCCTGGGCATGCTGGTGCGCCAGCGCGAGTCGATCATCGGCATCAACACCTTCCTGCTGCTGCCGCTGACCTTCCTCTCCTCGGCCTTCATGCCGCCGGCCCTGATGCCGCACTGGATGCAGGTGGTGGCCAGGTTCAACCCGGTCAACTGGGCCCTGGAGTGCAGCCGCGCCGCGATGTCGGCCCACCCCGACCGGTGGTCGGTGCTCAGCCACGGCGGCTGGACGCTGCTGCTGGCGGCCTTCGCGGTCTGGCTGTCGCTGCGGACCTTCCGCTCCTACCAGAAGTCCGTCTGA
- a CDS encoding cysteine hydrolase — MSTSWLAVIDMQRVFAEPDSPWFTPGFDRITAPIAELLPVFGPRAVFTRFVAPKTPSGAWNEYYARWPFALQPPDAPAYRLTQEFDEVAGRTVDATTFSKWTPELATRTSGADRLYLAGVTTDCCVLSTALAAADAGVSVRIVTDACAGVDDAAHSAALHVLGLYGPLIRLVTAAEARTEVLAEAVHRASPEEAS, encoded by the coding sequence ATGAGCACCTCCTGGCTGGCAGTGATCGACATGCAGCGGGTGTTCGCGGAGCCGGACAGCCCCTGGTTCACCCCAGGATTCGACCGGATCACGGCTCCGATCGCCGAGTTGCTGCCGGTGTTTGGACCGCGTGCCGTCTTCACCCGGTTCGTAGCGCCGAAGACTCCGTCCGGAGCCTGGAACGAGTACTACGCCCGTTGGCCGTTCGCCCTGCAACCGCCGGACGCCCCCGCCTACCGGCTGACGCAGGAGTTCGACGAGGTCGCCGGACGCACGGTCGACGCGACCACGTTCAGCAAGTGGACGCCCGAACTGGCCACCAGGACAAGCGGAGCCGACCGGCTCTACCTGGCCGGAGTCACCACCGACTGCTGTGTGCTCTCCACGGCGCTGGCGGCCGCCGACGCCGGAGTGAGCGTGCGCATCGTGACCGACGCCTGCGCCGGGGTCGACGACGCCGCCCACAGCGCGGCACTCCACGTACTGGGCCTCTACGGCCCGCTGATCCGCCTGGTCACCGCAGCCGAGGCCCGTACCGAGGTCCTCGCTGAAGCCGTTCACCGGGCCTCACCGGAGGAGGCCTCATGA
- a CDS encoding cytosine permease, producing the protein MAETQQGQEGRRLSIEAHGIDVIGDTDRKGTPRQLFWPWFGANISILSLSYGSFALGFGISFWQALAAGVIGIVVSFLLCGFIAVAGKRGSAPTMVLSRAAYGVHGNRVPALVSWILTVGWETVLAALATMATATVFTRLGWGGGTSTKVIALVVVSALIVAGGVMGFDAIMRLQTVITVVTGVLTVAYIVLVAGHIHWHTVSRLPSGSVQEFIGTLVFMMTGFGLGWVNAAADYSRYLPKRASSRGVVGWTTFGASLAPLVLLLFGLLLAGSSPSLNTAIAADPIGALTTILPVWFLIPFAVVAVLGLVGGAVLDIYSSGLALLAAGLRVPRHVAALVDGVLMIAGTVYIVFLTDNFLGQFIGFLTTLGVPVAAWCGIMLADLLLRRADYDDTDLFRPGGRYGGVPLLPMVLTVAGTVLGWGLVTNSAASWLSWQGFLLGPLGLGGKSGAWAGANLGVLAALVLGFAATLALGRARVRTQESLAPVPSSDAGVEAVRS; encoded by the coding sequence ATGGCTGAGACCCAGCAGGGACAGGAAGGCCGCCGGCTCTCGATCGAAGCCCACGGCATCGACGTGATCGGCGACACGGACCGCAAAGGCACCCCCAGGCAGCTCTTCTGGCCGTGGTTCGGCGCCAACATCTCCATCCTCTCGCTGAGCTACGGCTCCTTCGCGTTGGGCTTCGGGATCTCCTTCTGGCAGGCGCTGGCCGCCGGGGTGATCGGCATCGTCGTCTCCTTCCTGCTGTGCGGGTTCATCGCGGTGGCCGGAAAGCGCGGGTCCGCTCCGACCATGGTGCTCAGCCGCGCCGCCTACGGAGTCCACGGCAACCGGGTCCCCGCACTGGTCTCCTGGATCCTGACCGTCGGCTGGGAGACGGTGCTGGCTGCCCTGGCGACCATGGCCACGGCGACGGTGTTCACCAGGCTCGGCTGGGGCGGCGGGACCTCGACGAAGGTCATCGCCCTGGTCGTGGTCAGTGCACTCATCGTCGCGGGCGGAGTCATGGGCTTCGATGCGATCATGCGCCTCCAGACGGTGATCACCGTGGTGACCGGCGTTCTGACCGTCGCCTACATCGTCCTGGTCGCGGGCCACATCCACTGGCACACCGTCAGCCGGCTGCCGTCCGGATCGGTCCAGGAGTTCATCGGCACCCTGGTGTTCATGATGACCGGCTTCGGCCTGGGCTGGGTCAATGCCGCCGCCGACTACTCCCGCTACCTGCCCAAACGCGCGTCGAGTCGGGGCGTGGTCGGCTGGACGACCTTCGGCGCCTCGCTGGCCCCGCTGGTGCTGCTGCTATTCGGCCTGCTGCTCGCGGGATCGTCCCCGAGCCTGAACACCGCCATCGCCGCCGACCCGATCGGAGCGCTGACCACGATCCTGCCGGTCTGGTTCCTGATCCCCTTCGCGGTGGTGGCCGTCCTCGGCCTGGTCGGTGGAGCGGTGCTGGACATCTACTCCTCCGGCCTGGCACTGCTGGCGGCCGGGCTGCGGGTCCCGCGCCACGTCGCCGCGCTGGTGGACGGGGTGCTCATGATCGCCGGAACCGTCTACATCGTCTTCCTCACCGACAACTTCCTCGGCCAGTTCATCGGCTTCCTGACCACGCTGGGCGTCCCGGTGGCCGCCTGGTGCGGCATCATGCTGGCGGACCTGCTGCTGCGCCGTGCCGACTACGACGACACCGACCTGTTCCGGCCGGGCGGCCGGTACGGCGGCGTTCCGCTGCTGCCGATGGTCCTCACCGTCGCGGGCACGGTGCTCGGCTGGGGACTGGTCACCAACTCCGCCGCCAGCTGGCTCAGCTGGCAGGGCTTCCTGCTCGGGCCGCTGGGCCTGGGCGGTAAGTCGGGTGCCTGGGCCGGCGCCAACCTCGGCGTGCTGGCGGCGCTGGTGCTGGGCTTCGCCGCCACCCTCGCCCTGGGACGTGCCCGGGTGCGGACCCAGGAGAGCCTGGCACCGGTGCCGTCATCGGACGCGGGAGTGGAGGCGGTGCGGTCATGA
- a CDS encoding dodecin, producing MTDHTYRVTEIVGTSSESVDAAVRNAVGRASQTLRGLDWFEVTQVRGSIVDGAVSQFQVGLKVGFRLEDPNAS from the coding sequence ATGACCGACCACACCTATCGGGTCACCGAGATCGTCGGGACCTCGTCCGAGAGCGTCGACGCCGCCGTGCGCAACGCGGTCGGCCGTGCCTCGCAGACCCTGCGCGGCCTGGACTGGTTCGAGGTGACCCAGGTGCGCGGCAGCATCGTCGACGGAGCCGTCAGCCAGTTCCAGGTGGGGCTGAAGGTCGGCTTCCGGCTGGAGGACCCGAACGCGTCGTGA
- a CDS encoding GntR family transcriptional regulator: MTRTPPGRPVRSVHLKHERITALLEREIRSGAAAPGEQLPGEMALAKRFGVSRTTVRAALAELNEAGLIATRTGKGSYVLFDGHPLDDRLGWAHALAAQGVDSRTRVLAVTATGDGRLAARLGLELDLFVLVERVRELADGTAVSYERSFLPHVAGVRDLPRDGLGGDSLTAVLALAGLHPDHGEQRLSGRRLDEREATVLRREPGAWFLNTQRTSWTSEGAFAEHVDSLLDPDHFHLSLQFP, from the coding sequence ATGACCCGCACCCCACCGGGACGACCGGTCCGCTCCGTCCACCTCAAGCACGAGAGGATCACCGCCCTGTTGGAGCGGGAGATCCGCAGCGGCGCGGCCGCGCCCGGCGAACAGCTCCCCGGCGAGATGGCCCTGGCCAAACGCTTCGGAGTCAGCCGCACCACCGTTCGCGCGGCCCTCGCCGAACTGAACGAAGCCGGACTGATCGCCACCAGGACCGGCAAGGGCTCCTATGTCCTCTTCGACGGACACCCCCTCGACGACCGCCTCGGCTGGGCCCACGCCCTGGCCGCCCAGGGCGTGGACAGCCGCACCCGCGTCCTGGCCGTGACCGCCACCGGCGACGGCCGACTCGCCGCACGTCTGGGCCTGGAGCTGGACCTCTTCGTCCTCGTCGAACGTGTCCGAGAACTCGCCGACGGCACCGCGGTCTCCTACGAACGCAGCTTCCTGCCGCACGTCGCCGGAGTGCGCGACCTGCCCCGCGACGGCCTCGGCGGCGACTCCCTCACCGCCGTGCTCGCCCTGGCCGGCCTTCACCCGGACCACGGCGAGCAGCGACTCTCCGGGCGCCGCCTCGACGAACGGGAGGCGACCGTACTGCGGCGCGAGCCCGGGGCCTGGTTCCTGAACACCCAGCGCACCAGCTGGACGAGCGAGGGAGCCTTCGCCGAGCACGTGGACAGCCTGCTCGATCCCGACCACTTCCACCTCTCGCTCCAGTTCCCGTAA